The region TTTTTCTTGATGAGACGCACTTAGAGGGTGTTATCTCCACGAATTGGTCACCCTCTACATTTTTTGAAGATCGCATCCGGAACCAGATTGGTACAAAAACCGATCTGTCTGGCGCGATTTTCGCGGACGCATCAAGCCAAAGGGATGCGGACTCTATCGAGCAATTTCTGAAAGACAGCGGTGCCATTATCAAAGCCTATACTAAAGAGGAAGCCGAACAATGGATTGCCGAATACAAGAAAGCCATGTCAGAAGTGCCGGAGGACGATAGCTAATGCCGATTCTATAGTCGTGTTTCATTCAAGTATGTTGAAATAAGTTTGTTATTGCCCTACTCTCTGTCCAAAAAGGAGAACCACAATGGAGCTTTACGAACTCGTCCTTGAGATGAAGCAGCTTGAATGGCGGCTCACGCTTTACGAAGAAAAATACGGGATTCTCAGCCAGGATTTTTACAACATTTTAATGGCCGGCAAATTATCGCACTACGACGGTTTTGACGAGACCCGAACGGATTTCAGTCGGTGGAAAGGCATTTACGAAACCTGGCAACGCCGCAAGACAGCCTATAACAACTTTCACGAAGGGAATTGATCGTGACGGCATCCGATATTCATGAAGAACAGGAAGATTTAATCCTCCCACTGGATGCTTTTATTCGTTCAGTTGGTGTGAATCGGGCTACGCAGCATGCACTTTTTCTTGGTGCAGGTGCTTCTGTTAGTTCTGGTATTCCCTCTGCCGAAAAATGTATATGGGAGTGGAAAAGAAGTATCTTTGTAACCAATAATCCAGGCCTTGAAGAGCAATTTTCTGAACTATCCCTTCCCAGTGTCCAGAGTCGTATTCAAGAATGGCTGGATCGGCAGGGCATATTTCCATCGGCTGGCAGTACCAACGAATATGAGTTTTATATCGAACATTGCTATCCAATTATGGAGAACCGCCGAGCGTATTTTCAAGATAGAATACGTTCTGCTAAGCCACATGTGGGCTATCGTTTGCTGTCACATTTGGCTCAAGGTGACATAGTGCGGTCCGTCTGGACAACCAATTTCGACGGATTTACTACAAGAACTGCTGCTGATTTCAACCTTACGACAATCGAAGTTGGTATCGATTGCCAAGAGCGTTTACATCGGATTCCATCTAAAGGGGAATTGGTCTGCGTTTCTTTGCACGGAGATTATCGATATGATTCTCTGAAGAACACACAGGAAGAGTTACAAACACAAGAGACAGAGCTCCGAGAGGCTCTTATTAGAGAACTCCGCAATACGCCTATGATAGTGATTGGATACAGTGGGCGCGATCAGTCAGTTATGGAAATGTTTAAAACCGCCTACACTGGACAAGGGTTGGGTACTCTTTACTGGTGTAGGTATGAAGATG is a window of Gemmatimonadota bacterium DNA encoding:
- a CDS encoding SIR2 family protein, giving the protein MTASDIHEEQEDLILPLDAFIRSVGVNRATQHALFLGAGASVSSGIPSAEKCIWEWKRSIFVTNNPGLEEQFSELSLPSVQSRIQEWLDRQGIFPSAGSTNEYEFYIEHCYPIMENRRAYFQDRIRSAKPHVGYRLLSHLAQGDIVRSVWTTNFDGFTTRTAADFNLTTIEVGIDCQERLHRIPSKGELVCVSLHGDYRYDSLKNTQEELQTQETELREALIRELRNTPMIVIGYSGRDQSVMEMFKTAYTGQGLGTLYWCRYEDGEIPEHIADLIRHARANKRPAFYVPAQGFDDLMTRLALHCLDSEARQAAQNDLSQMAPRDLLDRKPFQIEAQQINTLIKSNAFEIE